A single Cnuibacter physcomitrellae DNA region contains:
- a CDS encoding ABC transporter permease produces the protein MIWWILRRLGQMAIVLFGVVSLAFLLVYAVPADPATTLAGPNASAATIASIHEQLGLDAPLWQQYLGFIGRLLTGDLGTSYVLRETPVFGRIMAALPTTLLVAVGGIVWQIILGVPAGIYAAYHRGSWIDRLITFISLIGLSAPPFWLGLLLIYYFAFTWGFFPLNGLGDPVLWYLVLPTFTLGAGGGAWYARMTRTNMIETLDSPFVRMARAKGMPERVILWRHSFRHISIPLLTMIGLDFGYFLGGVVIVETVFGLNGIGRLAFDAISNLDTPMIVGTVLFAAIFIVVVNFIVDLLYSVIDPRVRLTT, from the coding sequence ATGATCTGGTGGATCCTCCGACGGCTCGGACAGATGGCCATCGTCCTGTTCGGCGTGGTCAGCCTCGCCTTCCTGCTCGTGTACGCCGTGCCGGCCGACCCCGCCACCACGCTCGCGGGGCCCAACGCCAGCGCCGCGACGATCGCCTCGATCCACGAGCAGCTCGGCCTCGACGCGCCGCTCTGGCAGCAGTACCTCGGGTTCATCGGGCGACTGCTGACCGGTGACCTCGGCACCTCGTACGTCCTGCGCGAGACGCCGGTCTTCGGCCGGATCATGGCGGCTCTGCCGACCACGCTCCTGGTGGCCGTGGGCGGCATCGTCTGGCAGATCATCCTGGGCGTGCCCGCGGGCATCTACGCCGCCTACCACCGCGGCAGCTGGATCGACCGGCTGATCACGTTCATCTCGCTCATCGGGCTCTCTGCTCCGCCGTTCTGGCTCGGGCTCCTCCTCATCTACTACTTCGCCTTCACCTGGGGCTTCTTCCCGCTCAACGGGCTCGGCGACCCGGTGCTCTGGTATCTCGTGCTGCCCACGTTCACGCTCGGTGCGGGCGGCGGGGCGTGGTACGCCCGGATGACGCGGACCAACATGATCGAGACGCTCGACTCGCCGTTCGTGCGGATGGCGAGGGCGAAGGGCATGCCCGAGCGCGTCATCCTCTGGCGGCACAGCTTCCGGCACATCTCGATCCCGCTGCTGACCATGATCGGGCTCGACTTCGGCTACTTCCTCGGCGGTGTCGTGATCGTGGAGACCGTCTTCGGGCTCAACGGCATCGGCCGCCTCGCCTTCGACGCCATCTCGAACCTCGACACCCCGATGATCGTCGGCACCGTGCTCTTCGCCGCGATCTTCATCGTCGTCGTCAACTTCATCGTCGACCTCCTCTACTCGGTCATCGACCCCCGGGTCCGGCTCACCACCTGA
- a CDS encoding Gfo/Idh/MocA family protein — protein sequence MDTPQLRVAVVGAGRWAVQSHIPGWQRDPRVEVVALAEVDEDALRSASERFGVARAVTDYRELLDDPDIDVIDVATGNAMHFEISMAAIQAGKHVLCEKPVNSDYRETRRAAELAASKGLKTKLGFTFRFAPAIQYAKHLIDTGWIGEPYMFNGYEQNSQWLDPHTPLRQVDADADPDVIAVSSIEGYGAPIIDIMHWWLDAPMTSVVGTMRNFVPERMVRDTGRMQRMNIDDGDMWIAEFENNRLGSIQSSYVTVGNFPGIEARIYGSEGAIIVRLVEEAGICQTIKVAKKDSVEFVEIEIPQEYFPEGGASTEPWPFLFYSNLVKDFATEILSGEPMNQGDFGQGALVQETINAFERSFRTRAWCDFPLEAPAGESDTERVA from the coding sequence ATGGACACCCCTCAACTCCGCGTGGCAGTCGTCGGCGCCGGCCGCTGGGCCGTGCAGTCGCACATCCCCGGTTGGCAGCGCGATCCCCGGGTCGAGGTGGTGGCCCTCGCCGAGGTCGACGAGGACGCCCTCCGGTCCGCGTCGGAGAGGTTCGGCGTCGCCCGCGCCGTCACCGACTACCGGGAGCTCCTCGACGACCCCGACATCGACGTCATCGACGTGGCCACCGGCAACGCGATGCACTTCGAGATCTCCATGGCCGCGATCCAGGCCGGCAAGCACGTGCTCTGCGAGAAGCCGGTGAACAGCGACTACCGCGAGACGCGCCGCGCGGCCGAGCTGGCCGCCTCGAAGGGGCTGAAGACCAAGCTCGGCTTCACCTTCCGCTTCGCGCCCGCCATCCAGTACGCCAAGCACCTCATCGACACCGGCTGGATCGGCGAGCCGTACATGTTCAACGGCTACGAGCAGAACAGCCAGTGGCTCGACCCACACACCCCGCTGCGCCAGGTCGACGCGGACGCGGACCCCGACGTGATCGCCGTGTCGTCGATCGAGGGCTACGGCGCCCCGATCATCGACATCATGCACTGGTGGCTCGACGCGCCGATGACCTCCGTGGTCGGCACGATGCGCAACTTCGTGCCCGAGCGCATGGTCCGCGACACCGGTCGGATGCAGCGGATGAACATCGACGACGGCGACATGTGGATCGCGGAGTTCGAGAACAACCGACTCGGCAGCATCCAGTCCTCCTACGTCACCGTCGGCAACTTCCCCGGCATCGAGGCGCGCATCTACGGATCCGAGGGCGCGATCATCGTGCGCCTCGTGGAGGAGGCGGGCATCTGCCAGACCATCAAGGTCGCCAAGAAGGACTCGGTGGAGTTCGTGGAGATCGAGATCCCTCAGGAGTACTTCCCGGAGGGCGGCGCCTCGACCGAGCCGTGGCCGTTCCTCTTCTACTCCAACCTGGTCAAGGACTTCGCCACCGAGATCCTGAGCGGCGAGCCGATGAACCAGGGCGACTTCGGCCAGGGCGCCCTCGTGCAGGAGACGATCAACGCCTTCGAGCGGTCGTTCCGCACCCGTGCCTGGTGCGACTTCCCGCTCGAGGCCCCGGCCGGCGAGTCCGACACGGAGCGTGTCGCCTGA
- a CDS encoding ABC transporter permease — protein sequence MSEAIPAAAAVDVETLGDKPMRAKEVWRSLRHDPAALISIIVLLLLALIALLAPLLSPHDPLETFPDTGLGPQGQPLPPGTPGFLLGTDALGRDLLSRLIYGARVSLVIGIVANGLATVMGVLVGVIAGYFGGVTESILMRITDVVISFPILLLCTALIAVTTRSTVNVIIVIALIYWTTLARIIRGMVISLKEREFVVASRTLGLSHRAIMWRHILPHLVPAIIVYTTLGVASSILIESALSFLGIGVPIPEASWGQMISDGSTYFQIAPWMLFIPGICLIVTVMAFNLIGDWLSDMLNSSSSSRGR from the coding sequence ATGAGCGAGGCCATTCCCGCTGCCGCCGCCGTCGACGTCGAGACGCTCGGCGACAAGCCGATGCGCGCCAAGGAGGTCTGGCGGAGCCTCCGCCACGACCCCGCCGCGTTGATCTCGATCATCGTCCTGCTCCTGCTCGCCCTGATCGCGCTGCTGGCACCGCTGCTCTCGCCGCACGATCCGCTCGAGACCTTCCCCGACACGGGCCTCGGCCCGCAGGGGCAGCCGCTGCCGCCGGGCACACCCGGATTCCTGCTCGGCACCGACGCCCTCGGTCGGGACCTGCTGTCGCGTCTGATCTACGGCGCCCGGGTCTCGCTCGTGATCGGCATCGTCGCGAACGGCCTCGCCACCGTGATGGGCGTGCTCGTCGGGGTGATCGCCGGCTACTTCGGCGGCGTCACCGAATCGATCCTGATGAGGATCACCGACGTCGTGATCTCGTTCCCCATCCTGCTGCTCTGCACCGCCCTCATCGCGGTCACCACCCGCAGCACCGTCAACGTCATCATCGTGATCGCGCTGATCTACTGGACGACGCTCGCCCGCATCATCCGCGGCATGGTGATCTCGCTGAAGGAGCGCGAGTTCGTGGTGGCGTCGCGCACGCTGGGCCTCTCGCACCGCGCGATCATGTGGCGTCACATCCTGCCGCACCTCGTCCCCGCCATCATCGTGTACACGACGCTCGGCGTCGCCTCGTCGATCCTCATCGAGAGCGCGCTGTCGTTCCTCGGGATCGGCGTGCCCATCCCGGAAGCGTCCTGGGGCCAGATGATCTCCGACGGCAGCACCTACTTCCAGATCGCGCCGTGGATGCTCTTCATCCCCGGCATCTGCCTGATCGTGACCGTGATGGCGTTCAACCTCATCGGAGACTGGCTGTCCGACATGCTCAACTCCTCGTCCAGCTCGAGAGGTCGGTGA
- a CDS encoding DUF4438 family protein gives MPDLVMNNLLGIVEHAALTPMVAYRIDRDGHPYVPTGDGGVVLGVHLGDSVFANDGDHVAAGVTLVHPDPAARFGLTAFSCLGNEVVVRSGAATGAVGRVTGKRGESGRVIVSFSDDVLARMLPGDRVTVRSVGQGFQPAGVPSEVAVLNVDPALFDLLPIDVAADAATVTVSGMLPSAVCGNGIGRPAQMWDVDLAVVADSPDLKGADMRLGELWAVADLDVRHNMGYRSGWITVGAICHGGSPQPGHGPGLVPLLSGPAELLRAVVDRSAGPAITDEVLAALASGGTASAATGGDL, from the coding sequence GTGCCTGACCTCGTGATGAACAACCTGCTCGGCATCGTCGAGCACGCCGCCCTCACGCCGATGGTCGCGTACAGGATCGACCGCGACGGCCACCCCTACGTGCCCACGGGCGACGGCGGAGTGGTGCTCGGCGTGCACCTCGGCGACTCGGTGTTCGCCAACGACGGCGATCACGTCGCCGCCGGGGTGACGCTGGTGCATCCCGACCCCGCCGCCCGGTTCGGCCTCACCGCCTTCTCCTGCCTCGGAAACGAGGTCGTGGTGCGCTCGGGCGCGGCCACGGGAGCGGTCGGACGTGTCACGGGGAAGCGGGGCGAGAGCGGTCGCGTCATCGTCTCGTTCTCCGACGACGTGCTCGCGCGGATGCTGCCGGGCGATCGGGTGACGGTCCGTTCCGTCGGGCAGGGCTTCCAGCCCGCAGGCGTGCCCTCCGAGGTCGCCGTGCTCAACGTCGACCCGGCCCTGTTCGACCTGCTCCCGATCGACGTCGCTGCGGATGCAGCGACAGTGACGGTCTCGGGGATGCTGCCGAGCGCCGTCTGCGGGAACGGCATCGGCCGGCCGGCCCAGATGTGGGACGTCGATCTCGCAGTCGTGGCCGACTCCCCGGATCTCAAAGGCGCCGACATGCGCCTGGGCGAGTTGTGGGCCGTGGCCGACCTGGATGTGCGGCACAACATGGGCTACCGGAGCGGCTGGATCACGGTGGGAGCGATCTGTCACGGCGGGTCGCCTCAGCCGGGCCACGGACCCGGTCTGGTCCCCCTGCTGAGCGGACCGGCCGAGCTGCTGCGGGCCGTCGTCGATCGCTCGGCCGGCCCGGCGATCACCGACGAGGTCCTCGCGGCCCTGGCGTCCGGAGGGACTGCGTCCGCTGCGACGGGAGGCGACCTGTGA
- a CDS encoding ABC transporter ATP-binding protein: MSAPLLSVDDLHVTFRRSGGPGRRSNTVRAVRGVSFELQAGQTLGIAGESGSGKSTIARSLMGINKPASGSMLLDGVDVAHRRGSSLAAYRRTMQMIFQDPYDSLDPRMTVGDTLLEAVRLRKDRVADPRGEVRALLEKVGLSRSFADRRPRELSGGQRQRVSIARALSVDPRLILCDEAVSALDVSVRAQVLNLLKDLQEELGLAYLFISHDLSTLRFMADQVAIMYLGEIVEMGSRDEVFERPQHPYTRALLSAVPEPVVIDRTVRLPRVRLTGEPPSPTNPPSGCSFHPRCPLAQDVCRTTAPAARVTASGQIAACHFAEPEEVVAAS; this comes from the coding sequence ATGAGCGCTCCTCTCCTCTCGGTCGACGACCTCCACGTCACCTTCCGGCGCTCGGGCGGCCCCGGCCGCCGCAGCAACACCGTGCGCGCCGTGCGCGGCGTCAGCTTCGAGCTGCAGGCCGGCCAGACCCTCGGCATCGCCGGGGAGTCCGGCTCGGGCAAGAGCACGATCGCCCGCTCCCTGATGGGCATCAACAAGCCCGCGAGCGGCAGCATGCTGCTCGACGGCGTCGACGTCGCCCACCGGCGCGGATCGTCTCTCGCGGCATACCGCCGGACGATGCAGATGATCTTCCAGGACCCCTACGACTCGCTCGACCCGCGGATGACGGTGGGCGACACGCTGCTCGAGGCCGTGCGGCTGCGGAAGGACCGCGTCGCCGACCCGCGCGGCGAGGTGAGAGCGCTCCTGGAGAAGGTCGGCCTCTCGCGCAGCTTCGCCGACCGGCGTCCCCGCGAGCTCTCCGGCGGCCAGCGGCAGCGCGTCTCGATCGCCCGCGCTCTCAGCGTCGACCCGCGCCTCATCCTCTGCGATGAGGCGGTGTCCGCACTCGACGTGTCGGTGCGCGCTCAGGTGCTCAACCTCCTCAAGGATCTGCAGGAGGAGCTCGGCCTCGCCTACCTGTTCATCTCGCACGACCTCTCGACGCTCCGCTTCATGGCCGACCAGGTGGCGATCATGTACCTGGGCGAGATCGTCGAGATGGGATCGCGGGACGAGGTCTTCGAGCGGCCGCAGCATCCGTACACCCGTGCCCTCCTGTCGGCTGTGCCCGAGCCGGTCGTGATCGACCGCACCGTGCGGCTGCCGCGCGTCCGGCTGACCGGTGAGCCGCCGAGCCCGACCAACCCGCCGTCGGGCTGCAGCTTTCACCCGCGCTGCCCGCTGGCGCAGGACGTCTGCCGCACCACCGCCCCCGCGGCGCGGGTGACCGCGAGCGGTCAGATCGCCGCCTGCCACTTCGCCGAGCCCGAGGAGGTGGTGGCCGCATCATGA
- a CDS encoding TldD/PmbA family protein, producing MTAHDWGDLSDDVAAAAMLAEALDAVQVRGVSYADARLIEAEELRLYSTLEAGVDERVENNLGIGIRVLYNGSWGFASLPVWSSADLRTAAERALANARAADSVSGAYRSELPPLPPASGRYQTEVVVDPFGVSASARYELLAAVLSAASAPAEIVTAQAGLNAKRQHRHFASTEGSVQHQHFIESGAMALVNAAGNGTLQRRSFPNSFHGNTAQAGWEYVEGLRMVEEADRIGREAVELLTAPLAPSGYADFIIGPAQMALQIHESTGHALELDRILGDEANYAGTSFITKDAAGSMRYGSPAVNITSDPTVPGTRGSFGFDDEGVPASRQPLITEGIIQNFLSTRDSAARIGAQSTGAARSDGWGYLPVCFSTNVFLEPGEGSTEELEERLGDGFYIDDNRSWSIDERRHDFQFGTEVAYEVKKGRRGRLLRGFSYGGTTPQFWQSVEAVAGPEEFKAFGMPCGKGEPKQWGFLGHGASPTLVRDVRIGVDR from the coding sequence ATGACGGCCCACGACTGGGGTGACCTGAGCGACGACGTCGCGGCGGCCGCGATGCTCGCCGAGGCCCTCGACGCCGTCCAGGTCCGCGGCGTCAGCTACGCCGACGCGCGCCTGATCGAGGCCGAGGAGCTGCGGCTCTACTCGACCCTCGAGGCCGGCGTCGACGAGCGGGTCGAGAACAACCTCGGCATCGGCATCCGCGTGCTCTACAACGGCAGCTGGGGCTTCGCGTCGCTGCCCGTCTGGTCGAGTGCAGACCTCCGCACCGCCGCCGAGCGCGCGCTCGCCAACGCGCGGGCCGCCGACTCGGTGAGCGGCGCCTACCGCAGCGAGCTGCCCCCGCTGCCGCCCGCGAGCGGTCGGTACCAGACCGAGGTCGTCGTCGACCCGTTCGGGGTCAGCGCGTCGGCCCGCTACGAGCTGCTGGCCGCGGTGCTCTCCGCCGCCAGCGCGCCGGCCGAGATCGTGACCGCGCAGGCGGGGCTCAACGCCAAGCGTCAGCACCGCCACTTCGCCAGCACGGAGGGCTCGGTCCAGCACCAGCACTTCATCGAGAGCGGCGCGATGGCGCTCGTGAACGCCGCGGGCAACGGCACGCTCCAGCGCCGCTCGTTCCCGAACTCGTTCCACGGCAACACGGCGCAGGCGGGGTGGGAGTACGTCGAGGGCCTGCGGATGGTCGAGGAGGCCGACCGGATCGGTCGGGAGGCCGTCGAGCTGCTCACCGCTCCGCTCGCCCCGAGCGGATACGCCGACTTCATCATCGGTCCGGCGCAGATGGCGCTCCAGATCCACGAGTCGACCGGTCACGCCCTCGAGCTGGACCGCATCCTGGGCGACGAGGCGAACTACGCCGGGACCTCCTTCATCACGAAGGACGCCGCCGGCTCGATGAGGTACGGCTCGCCGGCGGTGAACATCACCTCCGACCCGACCGTCCCCGGCACCCGGGGCTCGTTCGGGTTCGACGACGAGGGCGTCCCCGCGTCGCGGCAGCCGCTGATCACCGAGGGGATCATCCAGAACTTCCTCTCCACCCGCGACTCCGCCGCGCGCATCGGCGCGCAGTCGACCGGGGCGGCCCGCTCCGACGGCTGGGGCTACCTGCCCGTCTGCTTCTCGACGAACGTCTTCCTCGAGCCGGGCGAGGGGTCGACCGAGGAGCTCGAGGAGCGTCTCGGCGACGGCTTCTACATCGACGACAACCGCAGCTGGTCGATCGACGAGCGCCGCCACGACTTCCAGTTCGGCACCGAGGTGGCGTACGAGGTGAAGAAGGGCCGGCGCGGACGCCTTCTCCGGGGATTCTCCTACGGGGGGACCACGCCGCAGTTCTGGCAGTCGGTCGAGGCGGTGGCCGGGCCCGAGGAGTTCAAGGCGTTCGGCATGCCGTGCGGGAAGGGCGAGCCGAAGCAGTGGGGATTCCTCGGACACGGGGCGTCGCCGACGCTCGTGCGCGACGTTCGGATCGGAGTGGACAGATGA
- a CDS encoding TldD/PmbA family protein, whose amino-acid sequence MTDSTLDSREGAFAPVLDQEQATGALEAALAAAPADRVEAFITSRSGDFTRFAGSRVHQSQAIAEVQIMVRAEVDGRVSRAAASSFESLQEAVARACRSAAEQAAAGVAPAPARAPLPQPGTESGIAGVDPARLWGEDTAAWSVADHARLADRAMAEAHALGGEAAGMFGRAVTEVAFHDRESGLSRYAAASEAQGSLTVRIEDGSSHWKDLSRFSGRLGVEAAIDRTLSEASRTRGRAKLEPGEYDVVLGPLAAGELLDFFGAFGFTGSALGAGVGTVATHRGQQVASPLVSVHDDATQDIGLPFPFDFQGVTKRDVPLIADGVARDVVTDRETAHVLGTASTGNFHIAREEAPHAIPMNVVLRSADSSEEELIAGIEDGVYLQRFWYTRTVDPVRTTITGVTRDACFLIKNGRIVGPVESMRFTMSVLDALARVDGVGRDSLSQPLMNVFNGSASAPAIRVRGFSLGTAPVMRGRS is encoded by the coding sequence ATGACGGACTCGACCCTCGACAGCCGCGAGGGGGCCTTCGCGCCCGTCCTCGACCAGGAGCAGGCCACCGGCGCCCTGGAGGCGGCGCTCGCGGCGGCGCCGGCCGACCGCGTGGAGGCGTTCATCACGTCCCGCTCGGGTGACTTCACCCGGTTCGCCGGATCCCGCGTCCACCAGAGCCAGGCGATCGCCGAGGTGCAGATCATGGTGCGCGCCGAGGTCGACGGCCGGGTGTCGCGGGCAGCGGCGAGCTCGTTCGAGAGCCTGCAGGAGGCGGTCGCCCGCGCCTGCCGCTCCGCCGCCGAGCAGGCCGCGGCAGGAGTGGCCCCGGCGCCCGCCCGAGCGCCGCTGCCCCAGCCCGGCACCGAGTCGGGCATCGCGGGGGTCGATCCCGCGCGGCTCTGGGGCGAGGACACCGCCGCCTGGTCGGTCGCCGATCACGCTCGCCTCGCCGACCGGGCGATGGCCGAGGCGCATGCCCTCGGCGGGGAGGCGGCCGGGATGTTCGGCCGCGCGGTCACCGAGGTGGCGTTCCACGACCGGGAGTCCGGACTCAGCCGCTACGCCGCCGCCTCGGAGGCGCAGGGCTCGCTGACCGTGCGCATCGAGGACGGGTCGTCGCACTGGAAGGACCTCTCACGCTTCTCCGGCCGACTGGGCGTCGAGGCCGCCATCGACCGGACGCTCTCGGAGGCCTCCCGCACCCGAGGGCGCGCGAAGCTCGAGCCCGGGGAGTACGACGTGGTCCTCGGCCCGCTCGCCGCGGGGGAGCTGCTCGACTTCTTCGGGGCGTTCGGGTTCACCGGGTCCGCGCTCGGCGCGGGCGTCGGCACGGTCGCCACGCACAGGGGCCAGCAGGTCGCCTCGCCCCTGGTGTCGGTGCACGACGACGCGACCCAGGACATCGGGCTGCCGTTCCCGTTCGACTTCCAGGGCGTCACCAAGCGCGACGTCCCGTTGATCGCCGACGGCGTCGCCCGCGACGTCGTCACGGATCGCGAGACCGCGCACGTCCTCGGCACCGCCTCCACGGGCAACTTCCACATCGCGCGAGAGGAGGCGCCGCACGCCATCCCGATGAACGTGGTGCTCCGCAGTGCCGACTCGAGCGAGGAGGAGCTCATCGCCGGGATCGAGGACGGCGTGTACCTCCAGCGCTTCTGGTACACCCGGACGGTCGATCCGGTGAGGACGACCATCACGGGTGTGACCCGAGATGCGTGCTTCCTCATCAAGAACGGCCGCATCGTGGGACCGGTCGAGTCCATGCGCTTCACGATGAGCGTCCTGGACGCGCTCGCCCGGGTCGACGGGGTCGGTCGCGACTCCCTCAGCCAGCCGCTGATGAACGTCTTCAACGGCTCCGCCTCCGCTCCGGCGATCCGCGTCCGCGGCTTCTCGCTGGGCACCGCTCCCGTCATGAGAGGACGCTCCTGA
- a CDS encoding DUF4438 family protein: MSLRTNADRLVTQILTGEVWPPQADRHGYRVDPDGHPFLLPGMGGVTMAAHIGEAATGYASDHLEPGLSIRHREEGANFALQFLTCVGNTVTVRSGPAAGARGVVLGQHAYVLADFADEDLREITTGDAVSVEAVGQGLALLDHPEIRVKNLAPSLLDRLPFRTADDGTLHVEVAARVPAAAAGAGGGMLSEFANTDLMGAYPGLSEDLSLGLESLRIGDIVLLEDQDHSYGRGYRPGWVTIGVISTGECRLFGHGPGPSTLLSGPASAFSIEVRDSANLAAALAAPSRSTQEDTRA; encoded by the coding sequence ATGTCGCTGCGCACCAACGCCGACAGGCTGGTGACCCAGATCCTCACGGGTGAGGTGTGGCCGCCGCAGGCGGACCGCCACGGCTACCGGGTCGACCCCGACGGGCATCCGTTCCTGCTCCCGGGGATGGGCGGCGTGACCATGGCCGCTCACATCGGGGAGGCGGCCACGGGATACGCGAGCGATCACCTCGAGCCGGGGCTGTCGATCCGTCACCGTGAGGAGGGTGCGAACTTCGCGCTGCAGTTCCTCACCTGCGTGGGCAACACGGTGACCGTGCGCTCCGGCCCCGCCGCGGGCGCCCGGGGTGTCGTGCTCGGCCAGCACGCGTACGTCCTGGCCGACTTCGCCGACGAGGACCTGCGCGAGATCACCACGGGCGACGCGGTGAGCGTCGAGGCGGTCGGTCAGGGGCTCGCGCTCCTCGACCATCCGGAGATCCGGGTGAAGAACCTGGCGCCGTCCCTGCTCGACCGGCTCCCGTTCCGGACCGCCGACGACGGCACGCTGCACGTCGAGGTGGCCGCGCGGGTCCCCGCCGCGGCCGCGGGAGCGGGCGGCGGGATGCTCTCCGAGTTCGCGAACACCGACCTCATGGGCGCCTACCCCGGGCTCTCGGAGGACCTCTCGCTCGGGCTCGAGTCGCTGCGCATCGGCGACATCGTGCTGCTCGAGGATCAGGACCACTCGTACGGGCGCGGCTACCGTCCGGGCTGGGTGACCATCGGCGTCATCTCCACCGGCGAGTGCCGGCTCTTCGGCCACGGTCCGGGCCCCTCCACCCTGCTGTCGGGCCCCGCATCCGCGTTCTCGATCGAGGTGCGCGACAGCGCGAACCTCGCGGCGGCGCTCGCCGCGCCGTCCCGCTCGACCCAGGAGGACACCCGTGCCTGA
- a CDS encoding ABC transporter ATP-binding protein, producing the protein MTALLEVTDLVVDFPTSSDEVFHAVDSVSFTVHAGERVGIVGESGSGKSLTSQAIMRLIPSPGEITSGSVRFQGEDVLAYSTSKLRSWRGSQTAMVFQDPMSSLNPLMRIGRQITETLQEHLGMSKAESRARAIELLQQVGIPDAEARLRDYPGAFSGGMRQRVCIAIATACSPRLLIADEPTTALDVTVQAQVLDLLDTLATESDTGVILISHDLGVISSFCDRILVMYAGRIVEQGTAEQIVGDPQHPYTKALLESILKLDQPVPHRLSSISGTPPVAGRRPSGCSFAPRCALAVDACSAIDPALVPTTNGSAGQLVACGVTAPAAFAAGEEVTAA; encoded by the coding sequence ATGACCGCCCTACTCGAGGTCACCGACCTCGTCGTCGACTTCCCGACGTCGTCCGACGAGGTGTTCCACGCCGTCGACTCGGTCTCGTTCACGGTCCACGCCGGGGAGCGGGTCGGCATCGTCGGCGAGTCAGGATCGGGCAAGTCGCTCACCTCGCAGGCGATCATGCGTCTCATCCCCTCCCCGGGCGAGATCACCTCGGGCTCCGTGCGGTTCCAGGGCGAGGACGTCCTGGCGTACTCGACGTCGAAGCTCCGCTCCTGGCGCGGATCGCAGACGGCCATGGTCTTCCAGGACCCGATGTCGAGCCTCAACCCGCTCATGCGGATCGGGCGCCAGATCACCGAGACGCTCCAGGAGCACCTGGGCATGTCGAAGGCGGAGAGCCGCGCGCGGGCGATCGAGCTGTTGCAGCAGGTCGGCATCCCGGATGCCGAGGCGCGGCTCCGCGACTACCCCGGGGCGTTCTCGGGCGGCATGCGGCAGCGCGTGTGCATCGCGATCGCGACCGCGTGCTCGCCTCGCCTGCTCATCGCCGACGAGCCGACCACCGCACTCGACGTGACCGTCCAGGCCCAGGTCCTCGACCTGCTCGACACGCTGGCGACCGAGTCCGACACCGGGGTCATCCTGATCAGCCACGACCTCGGGGTCATCTCGAGCTTCTGCGACCGCATCCTCGTGATGTACGCCGGCCGGATCGTCGAGCAGGGCACCGCCGAGCAGATCGTCGGCGACCCGCAGCATCCCTACACCAAGGCCCTGCTCGAGTCGATCCTCAAGCTCGACCAGCCGGTGCCGCACCGTCTCTCCTCCATCTCCGGCACGCCTCCGGTCGCCGGCCGCCGACCGAGCGGCTGCTCGTTCGCGCCGCGGTGCGCCCTCGCGGTGGACGCCTGCTCCGCGATCGACCCCGCGCTCGTGCCGACCACGAACGGCTCGGCGGGCCAGCTGGTCGCCTGCGGAGTGACCGCTCCCGCCGCGTTCGCCGCGGGCGAGGAGGTGACCGCAGCATGA